CCTGAAATAATATTCGTCGTAGAAGCGGTGGACCATCTCCATCATGTACTCGCGGGGCATACCCGGGTACTCGATGTGGGCCATCTGGTGGCCGCCTTCGTCCACCATCGCCTGCTCGTTGATGATGAAGCCGTTCTTCTTGGCGAAGTCGTAGAACTCGGTGCCGGGATAGGCATGCGCCAGCGAGACCTGGATGGTCTCGCAGTCGAGTTCCTTGGCGAAGTCGATGGTGCGCCGGATGGATTCGCGATCCTCACCCGGCAGGCCGAGGATGAAGTCGCCGTGGACCACGAGGCCGAGTTTCTGGCAGTCCTTGGTGAACTGGCGGGCGCGCTCGACGGTGGCGCCCTTCTTGATGTTCTTCAGGATCTGCGGGTCGCCCGATTCGTAACCCACAATAAGCAATCGGCAGCCGGCCTCTTTCATCGCCTTCAGGGTCTCGAAATCAGTAGTCACACGAGAGGTGCAGGACCACGTCAGGTTCAGCGGCTTCAGCTTGCCGCAGAGCTCGATGGTGCGCGCTTTCTGGATGTTGAAGGTGTCGTCGTCGAAGAAGAATTCCCGGACCCAGGGCCAGTATTCCTTGGCCTTGGCCATCTCCCGGGCAACCGCGTCGGTGGACCGTGTGCGCCAAGGGTGTCCGCTCAGGGTCTGCGGCCAGAGGCAGAAGGTGCACTGCGCCGGGCAGCCGCGCGAAGTGTAGAGCGAGACAAAGGGATAAAGCAGGAACGGGACGTTGTAGCGGCGGACGTCAAGATCCCGCTGATAGACCGCAGTCACGTCCGGCAGTTCGTCGAGGTTGGCCACGGCCGGGCGGTCCGGATTGTGAACGATGCCGCCGTTCTTGCGATAGGAGGCGCCGAGAATCTGTTCCAGCGGCGTGCCCTGGGCGAACTCGACGGTGGCAAAGTCGAACTCGCGGCGGACCACGAAATCGATGGCACTGCACTCCCGCAGGGCGCGCTCCGGCTCGGTGGTGACCGGGGGCCCAACGAAGGCGATCTTGAGCTTGGGGTTGGCCGACTTCATGGCGGCGGCCAGCTTCTGGTCCCCCTGCCATCCGGGCGTGCTGGTGAACAGCACCAGGAACTCGTAGTCCTTGCCGATCTGGATGGTCTGTTCCGCGGAGACGTGGTGAGGCGGCGCGTCGAGCAGGCGCGAACCCTCCAGCATGCCGGCCGGATAGGCCAGCCATACCGGGTACCAGTACGACTCGATCTCGCGGGTCGCGGGCCAGCGGGAGCTGGCCCCGCCATCAAAGTTCTCAAACGAAGGGGGATTCAGGAACAGCGTTTTCAGAGCCATCGTAAGTCTTTTAATACTAACACCCGCATTGGAGAAGCGCGAAAGTTAAAGCAAGGATTGGATTTAGTAAAGCGATTCTCCTGCATTCGATGCCAAATGTGCAGCCAAAGCGGCAAAAAGTGCATCCGGCGGAGGCCCCGATTCCCGCTCTGGACCGGTCTTTTCACCGCCGAGAACGCCGAGATCGCAGAGAAACTCATTGGCCGCGGATGCACGCGGATGAACGCGGGTCCCTGACTCGGGCAGTGGGAGGGCGCTTTCGCGATTCATTGGGACTCCTTGGTCTCGCTGGGCTGGGGCGCGAGCTCCAGGTCTCCCGCGGGGGTGAGCTGCAGATGCCGGAGGTTGAAGCTGGCGATCTGGAGTCCGTAGAGCAGGAGAGCCGCCTTCTTGTAGTTGAGATTGCCGCGGTAAAGGCCGTCCATGACGATCATGACCGCGACCTGGATAGCGTTGGCGTCTTCCAGCACGGGAAGACGGACGGGACGGTCGTCGGCGAGCGCCTTGTCGTGGAAGTAGCAGAGCTCCTTGCCGGAAGCCGCCGGCGAGCCGCAGCGGTCGCCGTTGGCCTTGAGATGGGCGCAACGGGGCGCCTGGCGGGCGCTGAGCGTCCGGGCGTGATTGATACTGACAGATGTCACTGGGGTACCCCCTCCCCCTCGATATGTCGGTCTAAAGGACTTAGCGAGGAAGATATGTCAGGTATGTGGGGAAGCGCATAGTACAGAGCACATAGCGCATAGGACAGAGCGCATAGTGCAGGGAGAAGTCCAGAGTTCAGAGTCCAGAGCGCAGAGATGAAGGCCACTACATCCAGCTTAGCAAATCGAAGGAAGCAGGCCGCGGGAGGCAGGCTTGCAACTCGCCGCGAATCAGCAGCTTACAAGCCTGGGAAAATAGTTCTTGACATTGCTGAAAGCTATACATCGGACCATCTAACCCGCACAAATCAGGCAGCTTACCCGCCCCCGCACGAAAAGGTGAAAAATGACTTTTTTCAATCAAGGTGGGTGGAATGGCGCAGGCCAAGATTCCGGCGAAGTGACCCGTTCGGCGCCACGCGTCAAGCTAAGCACCCGCCGCTGAGGCTTGTTCCGAATCCAGAACAGGATTCGGATTTTGTTTGGAGGAACAGCTTCCCTTACTGCAAAATCAAGCTTCAAACGGCAAGGTGTGTCCGGAGAGAATCTGCCAACTAGCGTCATGCGGAAAATCAGAACAATTTCTCTTTTTGTTGGGTGCGGCGGGTCGGACTATGCACTCAACCAAACCGGGTTTGACATAGTTTGGGCAAACGATATCTGGGATTTGGCGTGCAAGACCTACAGGGACAACATCCCTGCGGCCAAGGTCGAAGAGGGTGACATCACCAGCTACTCTCAGTTTCCTTCCGCGGATTTCCTCGCTGGTTGTTACCCATGTCAAGGATTTACGCAGGGCGGTCGTCGAGAGTGGGGCGATTCAATCAATTATCTTTACCGTGAATTTGACCGAGTGCTGAGATTGGTGCTGCCAAAGGTATTCGTCGTCGAAAATGTCAACGGAATGGCGTATGGAGTAAACAAGGACTTATTGAACAATCAACTGCGCAGGTATCGCTCGGCCGGATATAGGGTGCACTGGAAAGTTCTTAATGCTAGAGACTACGGCGTCGCCCAGTTCCGCAGGAGAGTGTTCCTCGTCGGGGTACGATCGGACATCTCCTTCGAGTACTCCTTTCCGCGACCGACGCACGGCGTGGTCGGCGGCGACAAATTCCTCACGCAAAAGGATGCAATCGCAGGCTTGTCTCGGAGCGCACGAGGAAAATACGATACAGAGCCACTGCACTGGTATTACCTCTCTCGCAAGCGACGGCACGATTGGGACGAAACCGCGCCATGCATTGTTGGCCATTGGCGGCACGTCCCGCTGCACCCCTCCAGTCCGCCGCTCAGGCGCGTACATACAGACAAATGGGAATTTGTTCGCGAAGGGCCCGCGCGCCGGCTCTCTTACCTTGAATGTGCTGCGTTGCAGGGTTTTCCAAGGACTTTCACTTGGAGGCACGGCACTCCTAGGGACAAGTTCCAAATGATTGGAAATGCTGTGCCGCCACCACTCTTTCAAGCCGTTGTGAAACAACTGGATGGATTGTGGTGATTCATGCCTAATCAGGATGCGGTCTTCGACTACCAGCACCCCGACAAACTTCGCTTCGATCCCGACAATCCTCGCTTTGGCGGCGAGTTAGTGGGCAAGTCACAAGACGAGATTCAAGAATATCTTTATGGCAAGCCCCACTTCGCTGCTGAGCTCGTTGATTCACTCTTGCAGAACGGATATATCGATTACGAACCCCTCATAACCCGAAAAGAAGCAGATCATTACATCGTAATCGAGGGTAATCGTCGTTTGGCTGCGGTGAGACATATCCTGGCTAACAGCGATCAATACCGCGGACGAAAGGACGACCTTACACGAATTCCGATTCTAAGCTTTCCGGAAAACCCCTCACCCCAACAAGAAAACGAAATGCGTGTTTACCTCGGCGTGCGGCACCTATTCGGATTCCGGCAATGGCCATCGCTGAGCAAGGCAAAATTCTTGGATCAGGAGATTCATTCCAAAGAGGATTTGGGGAAAGTGGTAAAAGAGCTTGGACTTTCAAAACAAGAAATCCGTCGACTCTTAGTTCCCTTTAGAACCTTGACGACGGCAAAGGAGTCGTTGCCAGAGGACGAGGATTATTGGAAGCTCGGCGAATCACTCAGCCGTACCGGAATTAAGGGATATATCGGGTTAGATGTCGACAAGGATACTCTTGAGGTTAAGAAGGTCGATCGAAAGAAACTGCGCAGCTTGCTTGGCTTTGTGTATGGGACTTTCGACCCCAAGACCAAATTGCGGGATCCCGACACGGCAAAGGTCACCGACACCCGACAACTTTCCCGATTGTCGCAGGTGCTCGACGATGACAAAGCGTCTGCCGCGCTGGAAGCCGGGAGTAATCTCGATGATGCAATGCTCTTTGTCGAAACGAAGGACGAGAGTGTTAGGCGCCTTAGTCGAATCCTGCAACAGTTGCGGACATTGTTAAGAGAGGTCTTCGTGCTCAAGCCATCAAGTGTTGAAGGAAAACGGCTATTGGCTCATTTCCGGGAGTTTGA
This genomic stretch from Terriglobia bacterium harbors:
- the hpnJ gene encoding hopanoid biosynthesis associated radical SAM protein HpnJ, with the translated sequence MALKTLFLNPPSFENFDGGASSRWPATREIESYWYPVWLAYPAGMLEGSRLLDAPPHHVSAEQTIQIGKDYEFLVLFTSTPGWQGDQKLAAAMKSANPKLKIAFVGPPVTTEPERALRECSAIDFVVRREFDFATVEFAQGTPLEQILGASYRKNGGIVHNPDRPAVANLDELPDVTAVYQRDLDVRRYNVPFLLYPFVSLYTSRGCPAQCTFCLWPQTLSGHPWRTRSTDAVAREMAKAKEYWPWVREFFFDDDTFNIQKARTIELCGKLKPLNLTWSCTSRVTTDFETLKAMKEAGCRLLIVGYESGDPQILKNIKKGATVERARQFTKDCQKLGLVVHGDFILGLPGEDRESIRRTIDFAKELDCETIQVSLAHAYPGTEFYDFAKKNGFIINEQAMVDEGGHQMAHIEYPGMPREYMMEMVHRFYDEYYFRPKAVFRIVRKAVFNSTDRKRLYKEAKSFLKLRAARNRYVKEQRARHTPLPTSEPQAEPETKPAVEAVEV
- the dcm gene encoding DNA (cytosine-5-)-methyltransferase, translated to MRKIRTISLFVGCGGSDYALNQTGFDIVWANDIWDLACKTYRDNIPAAKVEEGDITSYSQFPSADFLAGCYPCQGFTQGGRREWGDSINYLYREFDRVLRLVLPKVFVVENVNGMAYGVNKDLLNNQLRRYRSAGYRVHWKVLNARDYGVAQFRRRVFLVGVRSDISFEYSFPRPTHGVVGGDKFLTQKDAIAGLSRSARGKYDTEPLHWYYLSRKRRHDWDETAPCIVGHWRHVPLHPSSPPLRRVHTDKWEFVREGPARRLSYLECAALQGFPRTFTWRHGTPRDKFQMIGNAVPPPLFQAVVKQLDGLW